The genomic DNA TTAGCACTTTTAGACCCACTTACAGGGGCTGGTAACCGTTTAGCAATGACTCACTACTTTGAAGTGGATTTGGCTGATAAACCTGGCACATATGTATTAATGATCGACATTGATTATTTTAAAAAAATAAACGATCAGTTTGGTCATGGAGTTGGTGACCGCGTTTTAATTAATGTAACGGCTTTTTTTGCTGAGCAAATCAATAAAAACGTTATTTTCCGCATCGGCGGAGAAGAATTTGCTATATTCCTTTCCCATAGTGATCCGCAAAGCGCCTATGAGTTTGCGGACATGCTTAGGGAGAATTTATCAACGACGATTCACACTATTGATGAACAAGCGATAAACTTAACAATCAGTATTGGCGTTGCTTGCTATATGCCAAATCAAACGCTTAAAAACTTTATAAAACGTGCAGATGATGCGCTTTACCAAGCAAAAAAACAGGGGCGAAACAGGGTAGTAACAGCCTATGAGTTAAATCAACAAGTGCTTAAGTGTGATAAAGCGAGTTAAGATACTACGCACTGCCTTTGTACATGCTATCAAACTCTGGAATATTCGCTTCCCATATAGGGATATCTTTACCGATGAATTCACGCATCGCATCAAAGAATAACCGCGTTCTTACTGGTAAATCTCTGTGCGGATAAACCGCGTATACTGCGCTGTAATCGAGTAATTCCATATCGGTTAAAATAGGCACTAAGTCACCACGTTTTACTTCATCATCAAGAATAAACGCTGGTGCAAGAACATAAGCATTGCCTGAAATTGCCTTCATAAGAAGTACTTCGGCATCGTTAGCGCGAAAAACACTTTTAATGTTTTGCTCAACAACATCGCCTTTGGCATCACGATAGCGAATTCCAATAATGCGTTTACTTGGGCTCGAATAACTGGCAGCAGGCAGGTCTTTTAAATCTTCAACATGTTTTGGCATGCCGTAGGTTTCAATAAATTCCGGTGAGGCTAGTAGTAACATCCGGTTGCGGGCAATTTTACGAGCTATAAATGACGAGTCTTTTGGTTCGCCAACACGAAATGCCAAATCATAGCCTTCTGACACTAAATCAATCAGTCTGTCGTCTAAACGAAGCTCTACTTCAACTTGCGGAAAGCGTTTTTGAAAGTCATTAATTACTGGCTGAATATACCGTTTACCAATAATACTTGATGAGGTAATTTTTAATGTACCACGAGGTTCTTGATGATAATTCTCAGCAAGTCTTACTGTATCTGATAACAAATCTCTGAGTTCGGCTGCTTTTTTTACCATTTCAGCACCCGCGGCAGTCAATGAAAAAGAGCGCGTTGTACGATTGAGTAAGCGCACCCCTAATTCATCTTCAAGGCGGCTAATTTGTTTTGATATGACCGAGCGGTCTATATTCCTAGACTCTGCTGCTTTAGCAAATGAGCCTCGTTCAATCACTTCAAGCAACATTAATAAGCGGCTGGTGGTATCCATAGTAGTTCCTTAAACTTTATTGGTGCCATTCTGGCATTAATGAATTTAAAAATCTATCGTTTTTATCCGCTAATTAGTTCCGTAACATTGTCTCCAATCTATTAACAGGAGAGTCGTGATGAACAAATCTATTCTTGCAGTGGCGGTGACCATTGCGAGCTTAACGCTTGCAGGGTGTGGTACAGAAGCCAACCAAGCAGCCCAGCAACAACATTTACAACCCATTGACGTAGCAAAAGTACTTGTTAAGCCAGTGCAAAATTGGCACACCTATACAACGCGTTTAGAAGCGCCACAAGAAGTTGCACTTATGCCGCGTGTTTCGGGTGTTATTGATAAAATTAATTTTAAAGAAGGCGACAGCGTGAAAGAGGGTGATTTGCTTTTCACCCTTGATGCACGTCCTTTTGCAGCTGTGGTTGATAGCCTAAAAGCACAAATCGAAAGTGCTAAGGCAGCACTTGAGCAAGCTAAAAGTGAAGCCAAACGCGCGGAGCGCTTAACAGAGCGTAAAGCGATTTCAACTGAGCAAGCTGAATCTCGTAAATCAACGCTTAGACAACGCGAAGCGCAGTTGCTAGCACTACAGGCCGAGCTTACAGCTGCTGAACTTGATTTAGCATTCACCCAAGTGCGTTCACCCATTGATGGCGTTGTATCGCGTGCGAATATCACCAAAGGTAACAACGTACTTGCTGGTCAAAGTGTGTTAACAAGCATTGTGTCAAACCAGCAAATGTATGCTTATTTTGATATTGATGAGCGCACGTGGAACCAGTCATTTGCTGATGTAACAGCGCAAAGTGAACAAGCAGTTGTGATGCAAAAAGTGGGTGAAACCAGCTTTAACTTCAATGGCAAAATCAACTTCATAGATAACCAAATCAACCAAACTACCGGTACTCTTCGTGTACGTGCTGTGTTCGAAAACGATGAACAACAACTGCGTGCGGGTTCATTCGCTCGCATTAAGCTTGCAGCAGATAAAGTCAGTGAAAAAGTCATCGTGCCTGAACGCGCTATAGGAACAGACTTAAAGAACCGCTTTGTACTCACTGTGGGTGAGGGCAATGTTCTTGAATACAAATTAGTGACAGTAGGTGAGCGTTACGGCAGCTTACGAGCAATTACATCGGGTCTAAACGAAAGCGATGTGATTGCTGTGAATGGTCCTGCGCGTGTTGGCCCTGGTATGCCAATTTCACCAAACACAGTAACCATTAATAGCGATGGTATTGCGTTCACTC from Pseudoalteromonas sp. N1230-9 includes the following:
- a CDS encoding LysR family transcriptional regulator, with product MDTTSRLLMLLEVIERGSFAKAAESRNIDRSVISKQISRLEDELGVRLLNRTTRSFSLTAAGAEMVKKAAELRDLLSDTVRLAENYHQEPRGTLKITSSSIIGKRYIQPVINDFQKRFPQVEVELRLDDRLIDLVSEGYDLAFRVGEPKDSSFIARKIARNRMLLLASPEFIETYGMPKHVEDLKDLPAASYSSPSKRIIGIRYRDAKGDVVEQNIKSVFRANDAEVLLMKAISGNAYVLAPAFILDDEVKRGDLVPILTDMELLDYSAVYAVYPHRDLPVRTRLFFDAMREFIGKDIPIWEANIPEFDSMYKGSA
- a CDS encoding efflux RND transporter periplasmic adaptor subunit is translated as MNKSILAVAVTIASLTLAGCGTEANQAAQQQHLQPIDVAKVLVKPVQNWHTYTTRLEAPQEVALMPRVSGVIDKINFKEGDSVKEGDLLFTLDARPFAAVVDSLKAQIESAKAALEQAKSEAKRAERLTERKAISTEQAESRKSTLRQREAQLLALQAELTAAELDLAFTQVRSPIDGVVSRANITKGNNVLAGQSVLTSIVSNQQMYAYFDIDERTWNQSFADVTAQSEQAVVMQKVGETSFNFNGKINFIDNQINQTTGTLRVRAVFENDEQQLRAGSFARIKLAADKVSEKVIVPERAIGTDLKNRFVLTVGEGNVLEYKLVTVGERYGSLRAITSGLNESDVIAVNGPARVGPGMPISPNTVTINSDGIAFTLSNNHSDLVAKQ